A window of Choristoneura fumiferana chromosome 8, NRCan_CFum_1, whole genome shotgun sequence contains these coding sequences:
- the LOC141429980 gene encoding uncharacterized protein yields MESEELKLILKQQTEIMATMQSQMKMLQQQMTNKPGSNESDTKSRVNVPWPQPLEVNSGEPNENLSFFKNGWTNYCLATGMNKWGEDKMELKAGLLISAIGSAAMKKYMEFGLTDEEKRSEGSILRKMDETIKKKTNIIYCRYIFNARNQLLEERFEDYLLTLRKLIKPCDYGDIEDEILRDRIVVGIKDNEVKKELLREADLKLELTISICRSAETAAEQLTTLQSSECEVNEISKVKKYAKEAQLCKFCGQKHIFGRDRCPAYGKRCEACKGRNHFKLVCKKFRHPRTIKEVREEYSSSEEETIIKAIRANERSGHTEAELLFKIRGRWVPVFCTLDTGAQVCVMSIKDYKKLTGSEDVSNLTMPSHKLKCYNGSELVEFGVAQFECLRNNKLYKIEFHIVEASHEPLLSENACLSLGLIKYCNSVNSGNIKDRAKAVELFKEYSDIFQGYGKLPGEVSLEIDASVPPRIQSARRVPMAVREKLKEELEQLEKDGIIVQEMQHTDWMASAALRTLLITGDIPAEVIQSAQWA; encoded by the exons ATGGAGAGTGAGGAACTGAAGCTAATTCTTAAGCAACAAACTGAAATAATGGCTACTATGCAAAGCCAAATGAAAATGCTACAGCAACAGATGACAAATAAGCCGGGCAGTAATGAAAGCGATACTAAGAGTCGTGTCAATGTTCCCTGGCCGCAACCTTTGGAGGTTAACTCGGGCGAGCCGAATGAAAacctaagtttttttaaaaatggatGGACAAACTATTGCCTAGCTACGGGTATGAATAAATGGGGTGAAGATAAAATGGAGTTGAAAGCAGGACTTCTCATTAGTGCGATTGGGAGTGCGGCCATGAAGAAATATATGGAATTTGGTTTAACAGACGAGGAAAAGCGATCAGAGGGGTCAATTTTACGCAAAATGGATGAAACGATTAAGAAAAAgaccaatattatttattgcaggtatatttttaatgccCGGAACCAATTACTAGAAGAAAGGTTTGAAGATTATCTCTTAACACTTCGAAAGTTAATAAAACCCTGTGATTATGGTGACATTGAGGATGAAATACTACGAGATCGTATAGTAGTGGGCATAAAGGATAACGAGGTTAAGAAGGAGCTGCTTAGGGAGGCAGATTTGAAGCTAGAGTTGACCATTAGTATCTGCCGGTCAGCGGAAACAGCGGCAGAGCAGCTGACAACACTTCAGAGCTCTGAATGTGAAGTAAATGAGAtaagtaaagttaaaaagtaTGCTAAAGAAGCTCAGTTGTGTAAATTTTGTGGACAGAAACATATTTTTGGACGAGACAGATGTCCTGCTTATGGAAAAAGGTGTGAGGCATGCAAAGGCCGAAACCATTTCAAGCTGGTCTGCAAGAAATTTCGTCATCCTCGTACAATTAAAGAGGTGAGAGAAGAGTATAGCTCCTCAGAAGAAGAAACAATCATAAAAGCTATACGAGCTAATGAAAGGTCAGGACATACAGAGGCTgaactattatttaaaataagagGAAGGTGGgttcctgttttctgtactcTGGATACAGGAGCACAGGTGTGTGTAATGAGTATAAAAGACTACAAGAAGCTTACGGGGTCAGAAGACGTGTCAAATCTCACTATGCCATCACATAAGTTAAAGTGCTACAATGGGTCAGAGCTGGTTGAATTTGGAGTGGCGCAATTTGAGTGTTtaagaaataataaactttacaaAATTGAGTTCCATATTGTAGAGGCAAGCCATGAGCCTCTTCTTTCTGAAAATGCTTGTTTGTCCTTGGGTCTAATAAAGTACTGCAACTCTGTTAATTCTGGCAACATTAAGGACAGGGCTAAGGCTGTTGAATTATTTAAAGAATACAGTGATATATTTCAAGGCTATGGCAAGCTTCCAGGTGAAGTTTCACTGGAGATAGATGCATCAGTGCCACCACGCATACAGTCAGCACGAAGAGTTCCTATGGCAGTACGAGAGAAGCTTAAAGAGGAGTTAGAGCAGCTAGAAAAGGATGGTATTATAGTACAAGAGATGCAGCACACTGATTGG ATGGCTTCGGCTGCCCTTCGGACTCTGCTCATCACCGGAGATATTCCAGCAGAAGTTATCCAGTCTGCTCAGTGGGCTTAA